The following coding sequences lie in one uncultured Mailhella sp. genomic window:
- a CDS encoding type III secretion protein gives MEPYPLEALLTVREYREESAKRQVRNAEERLREAEQAVETRKKELEDYRAWRKAEEDRRYASIMNKALRLEDLDAFKAGLALLAVEEDARRQAVSDAEKSAAQRRDELTRAREAVKTASKNTSKIQAHKDIWKEEAKKEAEHQEDLELEEFRPISRKGAEAEGEDA, from the coding sequence GTGGAACCGTATCCTCTTGAAGCCCTGCTCACCGTTCGCGAATACCGCGAGGAAAGCGCCAAGCGCCAGGTGCGGAATGCGGAAGAGAGACTGCGCGAGGCCGAGCAGGCCGTGGAAACCAGAAAAAAGGAGCTGGAAGACTACCGCGCGTGGCGTAAGGCAGAAGAAGACCGCCGTTATGCGTCCATCATGAACAAGGCCCTGAGACTCGAAGATCTGGACGCATTCAAGGCGGGCCTTGCGCTTCTGGCCGTGGAGGAAGACGCGCGCAGGCAGGCCGTATCCGACGCCGAAAAAAGCGCAGCGCAGCGCCGCGACGAGCTGACCCGCGCCCGGGAAGCCGTCAAAACCGCCAGCAAAAACACCTCCAAAATTCAGGCCCACAAGGACATCTGGAAAGAGGAAGCCAAAAAGGAGGCGGAACATCAGGAAGATCTCGAACTTGAGGAATTCCGTCCCATTTCCAGAAAAGGCGCCGAAGCCGAGGGCGAAGACGCCTGA
- a CDS encoding single-stranded DNA-binding protein, producing the protein MLNKVMIIGHLGADPELRYTQSGSPVTTLRIATDESYTDRDGNRVERTEWHRVVVFQRAAENCNQYLRKGSLVYVEGKLSTRKWQDQNGQDRYTTEIRADRVQFLDRRNGGAPADGDNMGYAPRQSAPRPAQSSRPAPQRRAPQQQPQQDSYEDLGPAFPSEASTMDDIPF; encoded by the coding sequence ATGTTGAATAAAGTCATGATCATCGGCCATCTCGGCGCTGACCCTGAACTGCGCTATACCCAGAGCGGCTCTCCCGTGACCACGCTGCGTATTGCTACGGATGAATCATATACCGACAGGGACGGCAATCGCGTGGAGCGCACGGAATGGCATCGCGTTGTCGTGTTCCAGCGCGCGGCGGAAAACTGCAATCAGTACCTCCGCAAGGGCAGCCTGGTGTACGTGGAAGGCAAGCTTTCCACCCGCAAGTGGCAGGATCAGAACGGTCAGGACCGCTACACCACGGAAATACGCGCCGACCGCGTGCAGTTCCTTGATCGCCGCAACGGCGGCGCTCCCGCCGACGGCGACAACATGGGCTATGCGCCCCGGCAGTCGGCTCCCCGTCCTGCGCAGTCGTCCCGTCCCGCTCCGCAGCGTCGCGCGCCTCAGCAGCAGCCGCAGCAGGACAGCTATGAAGATCTCGGTCCCGCCTTCCCGTCGGAAGCGAGTACCATGGACGACATTCCCTTTTAG
- a CDS encoding STAS domain-containing protein, which produces MQINTTIQDGVSVTKISGRMDATTVTEFNEECQKLLKSGSGRIIIDLEGLEYISSAGLRGILTMGKACKSAGTALAFCSMQNMVADMFKLSGFTSILKVYPTLDEALAGMR; this is translated from the coding sequence GTGCAGATCAATACCACCATTCAGGACGGCGTGTCCGTCACCAAGATTTCCGGCCGCATGGACGCCACCACCGTGACCGAATTCAATGAGGAATGCCAGAAGCTCTTGAAGTCCGGCTCCGGGCGCATCATCATTGATCTCGAAGGGCTGGAGTACATCAGCTCCGCAGGGCTCCGCGGCATACTCACCATGGGCAAGGCCTGCAAGAGCGCGGGCACGGCGCTGGCCTTCTGCTCCATGCAGAACATGGTGGCGGACATGTTCAAACTTTCCGGCTTCACTTCCATTCTCAAGGTGTATCCCACCCTCGACGAAGCCCTAGCCGGCATGCGCTGA
- a CDS encoding branched-chain amino acid aminotransferase, protein MCTMEKKNLDWANLSFSYMKTDKRFVANYKNGAWDEGQLTDDDKVVITECAGVLQYSQSCFEGLKAYTTEDGHVVCFRPDLNGQRMEDSCRRLEMPVFPTERFVDAVVKTVHANLAWVPPYGSGATLYIRPYMFASSAVIGVKPADEYQFRILVTPVGPYFKGGMKPITIRVSDFDRAAPRGTGNIKAGLNYAMSLHPIMDAHRQGYAENMYLDPATRTNVEETGGANFIFITKDGKLVTPKSDSILPSITRRSLLYVAKHYLNMEVEERVVPLTEVPSFAEVGLCGTAAVISPVGKIVNHGEEICVPSGMDAMGPVLTKLYDTLTGIQMGRIEAPEGWIKRIA, encoded by the coding sequence ATGTGTACCATGGAAAAGAAGAATCTGGACTGGGCCAATCTGAGCTTTAGCTACATGAAGACCGACAAGCGCTTCGTGGCCAACTACAAGAACGGCGCGTGGGATGAAGGTCAGCTTACCGACGACGACAAGGTCGTCATTACTGAATGCGCCGGCGTGCTCCAGTACTCTCAGTCCTGCTTTGAAGGCCTGAAGGCCTATACCACCGAAGACGGCCACGTGGTCTGCTTCCGTCCCGACCTCAACGGTCAGCGCATGGAAGATTCCTGCCGTCGTCTGGAAATGCCCGTGTTCCCCACCGAGCGCTTCGTCGACGCCGTGGTGAAAACCGTGCATGCCAACCTTGCCTGGGTTCCCCCCTACGGCTCCGGCGCCACGCTCTACATTCGCCCCTACATGTTCGCCAGCTCCGCCGTCATCGGCGTCAAGCCCGCCGATGAATATCAGTTCCGCATTCTGGTTACGCCCGTCGGCCCGTACTTCAAGGGCGGCATGAAGCCCATCACCATCCGCGTGAGCGACTTCGACCGCGCCGCGCCCCGCGGCACCGGCAACATCAAGGCCGGTCTGAACTACGCCATGAGCCTCCATCCCATCATGGACGCCCATCGTCAGGGCTACGCCGAAAACATGTATCTTGATCCGGCCACCCGCACCAACGTGGAAGAAACCGGCGGCGCAAACTTCATCTTCATCACCAAGGACGGCAAGCTCGTCACCCCCAAGAGCGACAGCATTCTGCCTTCCATCACCCGCCGCTCTCTGCTCTACGTGGCCAAGCACTACCTCAACATGGAAGTGGAAGAACGCGTCGTGCCTCTGACGGAAGTGCCTTCCTTCGCTGAAGTGGGCCTCTGCGGCACGGCCGCCGTCATTTCTCCCGTGGGCAAGATCGTCAATCACGGCGAAGAAATCTGCGTGCCTTCCGGCATGGACGCCATGGGCCCCGTGCTCACCAAGCTGTACGACACGCTCACCGGCATCCAGATGGGCCGCATCGAAGCCCCCGAGGGCTGGATCAAGCGCATCGCCTGA
- a CDS encoding lytic transglycosylase domain-containing protein — protein MPKNDCSECEARLRAALTGALWTLVAAAALPCPAQAGRILSEEISVTETSALERKTEHEFLINSMDVASLSPSARLLAMPRPMISPELADALKSGRVYTAPEEWKRIIRKAARAYSLPEALIAAVIRTESAFQAHAVSPKGARGAMQIMPETQKELGLENPYDPEANVMAGSAYLRRQLDRFGSLELALAAYNAGPANVEKYGGVPPFPETREYLRQVAAHQEESADWNAGNKNLP, from the coding sequence GTGCCGAAAAACGATTGCTCCGAATGTGAAGCACGACTGCGCGCCGCGCTGACAGGCGCGCTCTGGACGCTTGTCGCCGCCGCTGCCCTGCCCTGTCCGGCGCAGGCCGGCCGCATTCTTTCGGAAGAGATCAGCGTAACGGAAACCAGCGCACTGGAACGAAAGACGGAGCACGAGTTCCTCATCAACAGCATGGATGTGGCCAGTCTTTCGCCGTCGGCGCGGCTGCTTGCCATGCCGAGACCCATGATCTCGCCGGAACTGGCCGACGCGCTCAAAAGCGGCAGGGTGTACACGGCTCCGGAAGAATGGAAGCGCATCATCCGCAAGGCAGCCCGGGCCTACTCGCTGCCTGAGGCTCTCATTGCCGCGGTCATCCGCACGGAATCCGCATTTCAGGCGCACGCTGTGTCCCCCAAAGGGGCGCGGGGAGCCATGCAGATCATGCCCGAAACGCAGAAGGAACTGGGGCTCGAAAATCCCTATGATCCCGAAGCCAACGTCATGGCCGGAAGCGCCTATCTGCGCCGTCAGCTCGACAGGTTCGGCTCGCTGGAGCTGGCCCTTGCCGCCTACAACGCAGGCCCGGCCAACGTGGAGAAGTACGGCGGCGTTCCGCCGTTCCCCGAAACCCGGGAATATCTCCGTCAGGTGGCGGCGCATCAGGAAGAATCCGCCGACTGGAACGCCGGAAACAAGAACCTTCCCTGA
- a CDS encoding GDSL-type esterase/lipase family protein: MKIFHFFGDSVTLGVNDAPEGGWVARLAKKAAEAGLCLPPDTFYNMGVRKNSSRMILDRWEAEFKARVIDGVPSCLLFCFGTVDMAAPKGSPNVPVGESSANAREILLKAKTYGCTALVSAPPVADDEHRQRLDALCTAYASICRAINVPFVDIFHPLLKLDYVKDLSDGVHPGPAGNDMIASLLLQAPELETWFKSEK; encoded by the coding sequence ATGAAGATCTTTCATTTCTTCGGCGATTCCGTCACGCTCGGCGTGAACGACGCCCCTGAGGGCGGCTGGGTGGCCCGTCTGGCCAAAAAGGCCGCCGAGGCGGGACTCTGCCTTCCGCCCGACACCTTCTACAATATGGGCGTTCGCAAGAACTCCAGCCGCATGATTCTGGATCGCTGGGAAGCCGAATTCAAGGCAAGAGTCATCGACGGCGTGCCTTCCTGTCTGCTGTTCTGCTTCGGCACCGTGGACATGGCCGCTCCCAAGGGATCTCCCAATGTTCCTGTGGGCGAATCCTCCGCCAACGCCCGCGAAATTCTTCTGAAGGCCAAAACGTACGGCTGCACGGCTCTCGTCAGTGCGCCCCCCGTGGCGGACGACGAACACCGTCAGCGTCTCGACGCCCTGTGCACGGCCTACGCCTCCATCTGCCGCGCCATCAACGTGCCCTTCGTGGACATCTTCCACCCTCTCCTGAAATTGGACTATGTAAAAGACCTCTCCGACGGCGTGCATCCCGGCCCCGCGGGCAACGACATGATCGCCTCTCTGCTGCTGCAGGCCCCGGAACTGGAGACCTGGTTCAAAAGCGAAAAATAA
- a CDS encoding ATP-binding protein, producing the protein MPQLHVPARLEQLAAVNSFLSENIPPRFLPALLNVELVTEELLVNVFSYAYPEGTTGNAEIALREVFFDGEDMLCFSVRDWGSPFNPFAEAPSPDISLDAESRPIGGLGIYLIRNVTTHQAYSREDGANRIDVYFSLPEQD; encoded by the coding sequence ATGCCACAGCTTCATGTTCCTGCACGATTGGAACAGCTTGCCGCCGTCAACAGCTTTCTTTCCGAAAACATTCCTCCCCGCTTTCTTCCCGCCCTTCTCAACGTGGAACTCGTGACGGAAGAGCTGCTGGTCAACGTGTTCAGCTACGCCTACCCTGAGGGAACCACCGGAAACGCGGAAATCGCCCTGCGCGAGGTGTTTTTCGACGGAGAGGACATGCTCTGCTTTTCCGTCAGAGACTGGGGCTCACCCTTCAATCCCTTTGCCGAAGCGCCCTCGCCGGACATCTCGCTGGATGCGGAAAGCCGTCCCATCGGCGGCCTCGGCATCTACCTCATCCGCAACGTGACCACGCATCAGGCCTACTCCCGGGAAGACGGCGCCAACCGCATCGACGTCTATTTCTCCCTGCCCGAACAGGATTGA
- the sctQ gene encoding type III secretion system cytoplasmic ring protein SctQ, with protein sequence MAEPAYLPSFKLPFLAREKALLQNALILRPGPWRAPFGSGDIVVEPLPESPTFPAACTLSVDIDGDAWLLEADDTSALLRHDVFASEGDAFDERTLPQEVRRALLESLLHPLFSALRGALNRPLSVQDAAFLPSSASPAFSVGLRASLSACNGLPEQTLFLRLSPLRAEEAGRLSALLRTLPVRESGPLRDILPTVPLEVALESGYLLLKPDEVAALAPEDVLLPEAWTAPDTLTLRLQRKNGASLTAVCSVENGQAILSTPLSEEPEPSMDNTELKDIDIRLTFELERRLITVGDLEALAPGYAFALESDPSSPVTIRANGKAVARGRLVDMNGTLGVQITETL encoded by the coding sequence ATGGCGGAACCAGCCTATCTTCCTTCCTTCAAACTTCCCTTCCTCGCCCGCGAGAAGGCGCTGCTGCAAAACGCTCTCATTCTCCGCCCCGGCCCCTGGCGTGCGCCGTTCGGCTCAGGCGACATCGTTGTCGAGCCTCTGCCGGAATCGCCTACGTTCCCTGCCGCCTGCACGCTCTCTGTCGACATTGACGGCGACGCCTGGCTGCTCGAAGCGGACGACACCTCTGCGCTGCTGCGTCACGACGTTTTCGCCTCGGAAGGCGACGCCTTCGACGAGCGCACGTTGCCTCAGGAAGTGCGCCGGGCGCTGCTCGAATCGCTGCTGCATCCGCTGTTCTCGGCCCTGCGCGGCGCGCTGAACAGACCGCTCTCCGTGCAGGATGCCGCCTTTCTTCCTTCGAGCGCGTCTCCGGCCTTCTCCGTCGGACTCAGGGCTTCTCTCTCCGCGTGCAACGGTCTGCCCGAACAGACGCTGTTTCTGCGACTCTCTCCCCTGCGCGCCGAAGAAGCCGGACGCCTCTCGGCCCTGCTCCGCACCCTTCCCGTGCGCGAGAGCGGCCCCCTGCGCGACATCCTGCCGACCGTTCCTCTTGAAGTCGCTCTGGAATCGGGCTATCTTCTGCTGAAACCGGATGAGGTCGCCGCGCTGGCCCCGGAAGACGTGCTGCTGCCCGAAGCCTGGACGGCGCCGGACACGCTGACCCTGCGGCTTCAGCGCAAAAACGGCGCGAGCCTGACGGCCGTGTGTTCCGTCGAAAACGGTCAGGCCATTCTTTCCACACCCTTATCCGAAGAACCGGAACCGTCCATGGACAACACCGAGCTGAAAGACATCGACATCCGTCTCACCTTTGAACTGGAACGCCGCCTCATCACCGTAGGCGACCTGGAAGCGCTGGCTCCCGGCTACGCCTTTGCGCTGGAAAGCGATCCCTCGTCGCCCGTCACCATCCGGGCCAACGGCAAGGCCGTCGCCCGCGGACGACTGGTCGATATGAACGGCACGCTGGGCGTGCAGATCACTGAAACGCTGTAA
- the tig gene encoding trigger factor, producing MEYNVEKTSPTSVKLSVTCSADEVKKAFDRAAKAIGKGMNLPGFRVGKIPVNVLKSRFSSRVAADATEILADDTMMDILKKEGIRPLCPSQYHGQPAKDGESFSYSSSFDILPEVDLPDLEKLSVVVPDPAPSEDALNAMLDQALRRVATYVDITDRKPQDHDLLTVDVVGSVDGKALPGMTASNFRMQLLPVQPGGKVPEMDPIVRALNVGEEGHGVMTCPENYPDPVMRGREVQLDVVLRRIQKEELPPLTDETAQKLGFKTFDELKQEVWQQTFAAHMRQIQREGKRQLMEEQLNGRDFPLPESLVMRFFREHQRDVEHYLRKQHADDETIRNTLAHLHEESLAFARKKAKGHTFLLALAEREGIRVTGKEAEDAVRSMTRGTGQNYEDLRKTIWETGVVTAMQERMIADRALDRLYGAARKVMAESPVLKPFSEVRKENA from the coding sequence CGTAGAGAAAACGTCTCCCACGTCGGTGAAACTTTCGGTGACCTGCAGCGCCGACGAGGTGAAAAAGGCCTTTGACCGCGCGGCGAAGGCCATAGGCAAGGGCATGAATCTTCCGGGCTTCCGCGTGGGCAAGATTCCGGTGAACGTGCTCAAGAGTCGTTTTTCCTCCCGCGTGGCCGCCGACGCCACGGAGATTCTGGCCGACGACACCATGATGGACATTCTAAAAAAAGAGGGCATTCGTCCGCTTTGTCCTTCGCAGTACCACGGCCAGCCGGCGAAGGACGGGGAAAGCTTTTCGTATTCCTCGTCGTTCGACATCCTGCCCGAGGTGGATCTGCCGGATCTTGAGAAGCTTTCCGTGGTGGTGCCCGATCCCGCGCCTTCGGAAGACGCCCTGAACGCCATGCTGGATCAGGCGCTGCGCCGCGTGGCCACGTATGTGGACATTACCGACCGCAAGCCGCAGGATCATGATCTTTTGACCGTGGACGTGGTCGGCAGCGTGGACGGCAAGGCGCTGCCGGGCATGACGGCGAGCAATTTCCGCATGCAGCTTCTGCCCGTGCAGCCCGGAGGCAAGGTGCCGGAGATGGATCCCATCGTGCGGGCCCTGAACGTGGGCGAGGAAGGACACGGCGTGATGACGTGCCCGGAAAACTATCCTGATCCCGTGATGCGCGGACGCGAAGTGCAGCTCGACGTGGTGCTGCGCCGCATTCAGAAGGAAGAACTGCCCCCGCTCACCGACGAGACGGCGCAGAAGCTCGGCTTCAAGACCTTCGACGAGCTGAAGCAGGAAGTGTGGCAGCAGACCTTTGCCGCGCACATGCGTCAGATTCAGCGCGAGGGTAAGCGTCAGCTCATGGAAGAGCAGCTGAACGGACGCGATTTCCCGCTGCCGGAAAGCCTGGTCATGCGCTTTTTCCGCGAGCATCAGCGCGACGTGGAACATTATCTGAGAAAGCAGCACGCCGATGACGAGACCATTCGGAATACGCTTGCCCATCTGCACGAGGAATCTCTGGCCTTTGCGCGCAAGAAGGCCAAGGGACACACGTTTCTTCTGGCGCTTGCCGAACGCGAAGGCATCCGCGTGACCGGCAAGGAAGCGGAAGACGCCGTGCGTTCCATGACCAGGGGCACGGGGCAGAATTATGAAGATCTGCGCAAGACCATCTGGGAAACCGGCGTCGTCACGGCCATGCAGGAGCGTATGATTGCCGATCGCGCGCTGGATCGACTCTACGGCGCGGCCCGCAAGGTCATGGCCGAATCGCCGGTGCTCAAGCCGTTTTCCGAAGTCAGAAAGGAAAACGCCTGA
- the sctR gene encoding type III secretion system export apparatus subunit SctR: MPDINPLYLMAGLSLLGLAPFFLMMVTSYVKIVVVTSLVRNALGVQQVPPTMVMNGLAIILSVFIMAPVAMDTADIVKNITLPPQPGFADVLSVAEQASPPLKRFLAANSDEKVTNMFMGTAKRIWPAERHNLISKDNLLIMIPAFTISELTKAFQIGFVLYLAFVAIDLIISNILLAMGMMMVSPTTISLPFKLLLFVTLDGWLKISQGLLLSYQ; the protein is encoded by the coding sequence ATGCCCGACATCAATCCGCTGTATCTTATGGCCGGTCTGTCCCTGCTCGGACTGGCCCCCTTTTTCCTCATGATGGTGACCTCCTACGTCAAAATCGTGGTGGTCACCTCGCTCGTGCGCAACGCTCTCGGCGTGCAGCAGGTGCCGCCGACCATGGTCATGAACGGGCTCGCCATCATTCTCAGCGTGTTCATCATGGCTCCCGTGGCCATGGACACCGCCGACATCGTCAAAAACATCACGCTGCCGCCCCAGCCCGGCTTTGCGGACGTGCTGAGCGTGGCCGAGCAGGCTTCTCCGCCGCTCAAGCGCTTTCTTGCCGCCAATTCCGACGAAAAGGTCACCAACATGTTCATGGGCACGGCCAAGCGCATCTGGCCCGCAGAACGCCACAACCTGATAAGCAAGGACAACCTGCTCATCATGATTCCGGCCTTCACCATTTCCGAACTCACCAAGGCCTTTCAGATAGGCTTTGTTCTCTATCTGGCCTTCGTGGCCATCGACCTCATCATCTCAAACATCCTGCTGGCCATGGGCATGATGATGGTTTCGCCCACCACCATTTCCCTGCCCTTCAAACTGCTGCTCTTCGTCACACTTGACGGCTGGCTGAAAATCAGTCAGGGCCTGCTGCTCAGCTATCAGTAA
- a CDS encoding type III secretion HpaP family protein: protein MSNLHVRFSEPSSAQESARADRSDQTPLPCDKESSDLFLRKLEEKNSGRHDLESGESRHDDQSALESDASPLGGMTSPLESLFSGRMEQVQNASPAPAPAEADGAGLAQLVERILVSTPENGGHEVRLSLGSHTLPGTEVILQRDAGGMLSVTLASTDASAFQTLVASQGTLKTMLENMENNEVRVTVTRDADREDNDAKRRSRGYMEATFGND, encoded by the coding sequence ATGAGCAACCTTCATGTGCGATTTTCCGAACCTTCATCCGCGCAGGAAAGCGCCCGCGCCGACCGCAGCGATCAGACTCCCCTGCCCTGCGACAAGGAAAGTTCCGATCTCTTTCTGAGAAAGCTGGAAGAAAAAAACTCCGGCAGGCATGATCTTGAAAGCGGCGAGTCCAGACACGACGACCAAAGCGCCCTCGAAAGCGACGCCTCGCCTCTCGGCGGCATGACCAGTCCGCTGGAAAGCCTTTTTTCCGGCCGCATGGAACAGGTGCAGAACGCCTCGCCCGCCCCTGCCCCGGCAGAGGCCGACGGCGCCGGGCTTGCGCAGCTTGTGGAACGCATTCTTGTTTCCACGCCGGAAAACGGCGGCCATGAGGTAAGGCTTTCCCTGGGAAGTCACACGCTTCCCGGCACGGAAGTCATTCTCCAGCGCGATGCGGGCGGCATGCTCTCCGTCACGCTCGCCAGCACCGACGCCTCGGCGTTCCAAACGCTCGTCGCCTCCCAGGGAACGCTGAAGACCATGCTGGAAAACATGGAGAACAACGAAGTGCGCGTCACCGTGACAAGAGACGCGGACAGAGAGGACAACGACGCCAAGCGCCGCTCGCGCGGCTACATGGAAGCGACGTTCGGCAACGACTGA
- a CDS encoding lytic murein transglycosylase: MRSPKLSLLLLGILALSLSACSTRHSRPVVQADMRPTVSMNDRQLDNWQSLSARLQHDGLDKRRTSELFARLDLPPSSVPMGVKVKELYSNKFFPKPKARPRKSFETKLGIPGPWFKGVVTTANARACREFMDKHAVAFARAELNSGVPSEVAAALLFVETRLGGYLGKHNAFYMLASMSVTRDPSDIPEYLAKLPGSEQHLPWIREKMEVKADWAYRELKALLAYCYANNLDPLKIKGSIYGAIGLCQFMPSNISRYALDGNGDGVINLFTAEDAVASLSNYLQRNGWKKGMTVAQQTRVLRSYNAMDIYAHTILALAKTIRQLN; encoded by the coding sequence ATGCGTTCACCCAAACTTTCTCTCCTTCTTCTCGGAATTCTGGCGCTCTCGCTTTCCGCCTGTTCCACCAGACACTCCCGGCCCGTCGTGCAGGCGGACATGCGTCCGACCGTTTCCATGAACGACCGCCAGCTCGACAACTGGCAGAGCCTCTCCGCCAGACTTCAACACGACGGTCTGGACAAGCGCCGCACCTCCGAGCTTTTCGCCAGACTCGATCTGCCGCCGTCTTCCGTGCCCATGGGCGTCAAGGTCAAGGAACTCTATTCCAACAAATTTTTCCCCAAGCCCAAGGCCAGGCCGCGCAAGTCCTTTGAAACCAAGCTCGGCATTCCGGGCCCCTGGTTCAAGGGCGTGGTGACCACGGCCAACGCCAGAGCCTGCCGGGAATTCATGGACAAGCACGCCGTCGCCTTTGCCCGGGCCGAGCTCAACTCCGGCGTGCCTTCGGAAGTGGCGGCGGCTCTGCTCTTTGTGGAAACGCGCCTCGGCGGCTACCTCGGCAAGCACAACGCCTTCTACATGCTGGCCAGCATGTCCGTGACCAGAGATCCTTCCGATATTCCCGAATATCTGGCCAAACTTCCGGGTTCCGAGCAACATCTGCCGTGGATACGGGAAAAGATGGAAGTCAAGGCCGACTGGGCCTACCGCGAACTCAAGGCCCTGCTCGCCTACTGCTACGCCAACAATCTGGATCCTCTCAAGATCAAGGGCTCGATCTACGGCGCCATCGGCCTGTGCCAGTTCATGCCCAGCAATATTTCCCGCTACGCTCTGGACGGCAACGGCGACGGCGTAATCAACCTTTTCACCGCGGAAGACGCCGTGGCGAGCCTGAGCAACTATCTGCAAAGAAACGGCTGGAAAAAAGGCATGACCGTGGCGCAGCAGACCAGAGTGCTGCGTTCCTACAACGCCATGGACATCTACGCCCACACCATTCTCGCGCTCGCCAAAACCATACGTCAGCTGAACTAA
- a CDS encoding VOC family protein, whose product MSTGLHHVAMAIQDNDVYERTVTFYREVLGLPMVRSWVNPPRRVTMLDLGGGMLEIVYGATGSGEGAFSHLALRVESAAELDALLERCVKAGCSLTRPARDVEVVQDDGGTFRFRNGFCQGLAGESIEFFCEY is encoded by the coding sequence ATGAGCACAGGTCTGCACCATGTGGCCATGGCCATTCAGGATAACGACGTGTACGAGCGCACGGTAACGTTTTATCGGGAAGTGCTTGGGCTTCCGATGGTGAGAAGCTGGGTCAATCCGCCGCGCCGCGTCACCATGCTTGACCTGGGGGGCGGCATGCTGGAAATCGTGTACGGCGCAACGGGCTCCGGGGAAGGCGCGTTTTCGCACCTTGCGCTTCGCGTGGAGAGCGCCGCCGAACTCGACGCCCTGCTTGAGCGCTGCGTGAAGGCCGGATGTTCCCTGACCCGTCCGGCGAGAGATGTGGAGGTCGTGCAGGATGACGGCGGAACCTTCCGTTTCCGCAACGGCTTCTGTCAGGGGCTTGCCGGGGAGAGCATTGAGTTTTTCTGCGAATACTGA